The Pyramidobacter porci genome contains the following window.
GCAAAACATCCTGAACGGTCTGTCGCTGGAATGTCCCGACCGGAAGATCACCGTGCTGGTCGGACGCAGCGGCTCGGGCAAGACGACGCTGCTGCGGTCGCTGAACCGGCTGAACGACTGTTTTCCGGCGCTGCGCACGTCGGGCCGCGTGGAGCTGAAAATCGGCGGCCTCCTGCGGGCCGTCGGCGACGTGCCGCTGCCGGAACTGCGCCGCCGCGCCGGCATGGTCTTTCAGTCGCCCAACCCCTTGCCTCTGAGCGTCGCCCGCAATGTGCTGCTGCCTTTGCAGCTGACGCTCGGCGTGAAGGGAACGGAGGCGGAGGGGCGCATGAAACAGGCGCTCGAGCAGGTAGGGCTGTGGAAAGAGGTCGCAGGGCGGCTGAACCAGCCCGCCGCGTCGCTGTCGGGCGGGCAGCAGCAGCGTCTTTGTCTGGCGCGCACGCTGGCGCTGGAACCTGACGTGCTGCTGCTGGACGAGCCGACCGCGTCGCTCGACCGCCACGCCGCTGAGGTCGTCGAAGATCTGCTGCTGTCGCTGAAAGAGCGCTATCCGATCGTGATGGTCTCGCACAGTCTGATTCAGGCGCGCCGCCTCGCCGACCGCCTCGCCGTGCTGCGCGGCGGCGCGCTGTGCCGCACGCTCGACGCCGCCGAGCTGCCCGCGGGCGGCGAAGGCGAGGTGTTCATCGAGCGTTTGCTGTAAACAAAAGCCACCGCGGAGACACGGAGAAAAACGAAAAATATGGACTATAGAAATACGAGAGAAGCTGGCGGGAGAACAATCTCCTGCCAGCTTCTCCTATGTTTTTGCCGCGAAGCGGCAACCTTTTTTGCCTTTCTTTGTGTCTCCGCGGTGGCTTTTGTTTTGACCTTCGCCCCTACGCCTCCCCGTCTTCGCCGCAGACGGCTTCGGCGACGCGGCGGCAGAAGCGCGCGCCCTTTTCGCGATCCGGCTGCAGCATCACCAGCGCCGCGGCGACCACGGGACGCTTGCCGTCGGGGCAGAGGACGCCCGCGTCGTATTCGCTGCCGGGAAACGAAGCGCCGAAACGCGCCAGGCATTTTTCTCCCACGGACGCGAACTTGCCGCCGTCCCGGGATTCCGACATGAGCGCCAGCAGACGCCGGCAACTGGCCTCCGACAGCCCCTCGTGACTCAGAAGACGACGGAAAAATGCGGCCGCGTCCTCGGCGCAGGTGACGTTGCTCCGCAGCGATTCGTTCTCCCCCACCGGGCGGCGGATCTCCGTCTGCTCCATGCCGGCGCGGCGGGCCGCGGCGTTGACCGCTTCCATGCCGAGCGCGCTGATCAGCGCGTTGACTGCTTCCACGCCGCCGCCGCAGACGGCGCGGGCCGCGTCTTCCCAGCTCATGGGAGCGCCGGGAAGCGGCTCTCCCAGTTCGATCTCGCCCGCTTCGACGCGCTCGAAAAGGTTCCACAGCGCCGGCAGCGCCGCCATCGGTCCGGCGGGCACAAAACGTCCGCCGTTATAGACAAGCTGCAGGTCCGCCGTGCCGTCGTAAACGGCCGCCGCCGGCGCGCCGCCGGCGGCGCCGGCGATCGCCCGCAGGACGCCGCCTTTCCAATTTTCAGGCATGAAAACTCCTCCTTATGAATAATCCTGCACGAGTGTAAACGCTCCCGCCGTCGCTGTCAATTTTCCGCGACAGATGTTTTTTGACTCCCTGCGGCCTTGCAATTTTTCGCTTTGTGTGTCAAAATATCCGCGGAGGCAAAGAAGTGTTTTTTGCTCGGAATTCATTCGCCGCCGGAAAATGATGCGGCGGCCATTGATCTTAAGGAGGTCATTCGCATGCAGGAAAGAAAAGGCGTCGTCGCGATGAAGGGCAATCCGCTCACGCTGGTGGGGCCGGAGCTGAAAGTCGGCGACAAGGCGCCCGATTTCGCCGTGGTCGACACGGCCATGGCGCCCAAATCGCTGAAGGATTACGCGGGCAAGATCAAGGTGCTCTCCGTGACGCCGTCGCTGGACACGCCCGTCTGCGATCTGCAGGCCACGTGGTTCAACGAGGACGCGGCCGAGCTGGGCGACGTGTACGTGCTCAACGTCAGTATGGACCTGCCCTTCGCGCTGAAACGCTATTGCGCCGCCAAGGGCTTCGACAAGGTGGCGACGCTCTCCGACCACCGCGAGGCCTCGTTCGGCACGGCCTACGGCGTGCTGATCAAGGAGCTGCGCCTGCTGGCCCGCGCCGTTTTCGTGGTCGACCGCGACGACGTGATCCGCTACGTCGAAGTGGTGCCCGAGGCCACCGACTCCATCGACTACGACAAGCTGCTGGAGGCCGTCAAGGCGCTGGCGTAAGGACAAAACACGAATACCGATCCGTAAAGCGCCCCTCGATGGCCGGAAACGTTCCGACCTTCGAGGGGCGTTTTTCAAGAATGGGGGCAAGCAGAAATCCTCGATTCATCGACGCAAAAAATTTCGCCCGCTCCGGTTCACTCGAACCGGAGCGGGCGAAATTTCTCTTGAGCATACAAACCAAATCGTTGCGGCATATTGCTTGAAGTAATCATGCTCCACGCAGAACATTTTCGGCGCGCACAAAAACGCGCCCGCTACGACCGCGTCAGCGGCGCTTTGAAGCTGAGCCGCCGCGGCGTGGCGAGGCGGTCGAAGCGCACCGTGTAGCACAGCTCGTCCGCGTCCGCGTCGACGATCACGCCGGGGCCGAAAACGGGGTGCGTCACCTTCGTGCCCGGCGGCAGCGCCTCGATCCGGCTGTCGCAGCGCAGCTGCCTTTCGCTCTCGGCGATACGCTCGCGGGCCTCTTCGATCAGGCCGGGGCGCGGCGGCGCGACGTGCTGCAAAAGTTCCGGGTCGATATCGAGGACGAAGCGGCTCGGATAGCGCGGCGAACCGTCGAGCGTGCGGCCGCCGGCTTCCGTCAGGCAGAGGGCGTCGCGGGCGCGGGTCACGGCAACGAAGGCGAGGCGGCGCTCCTCCTCCATCGCTTGCAGCGTGCGCGTGCGGCGCGTCGGGAATACGCCTTCGTTCATGCCGCACAGAAACACGTGGGGAAATTCCAGCCCCTTGGCGGCATGCACGGTCATCAGGCGCACCGTGTCGGCCGACTCGGCGCGGTCGCCGTCGGTGAACAGCGCCGCATGGCGGAGGTAATCGGCGACGCCGCTTTCCTCGCCGCAGGTCGTTTCGTACTCGTGGACGGCCTGTTTCAGCTCGGCCAGATTGTCGAGGCGCTGCTGGGCGCCCTCGGTGCGCAGCATGGCTTCGTAGCCGCTCTCGTCGAGGAGGCCGGACAGCGCTTCCGAGACTGGCAGAACCGGGGCGGCGGAGAACCGTTCGATCAGGCGCACGAAGGCGGCGGCGCGGGTGCCTTTGAAAATTTCCTCGTCCAGCGTCGCGGTCAGCGCCTCCCACAGCGAGCAGCCGAGCGACGCCGCCCGCTCTTCCAAAAAGGCCATGCGCCGCGCCCCCATGTTGCGCCGCGGCGCGTTGACCACGCGGCGGAAGGAGAGGTCGTCGCGGTAGGCGACCAGGCGCAGGTAGGCGAGCGCGTCCTTGATCTCGGCGCGGTCGTAGAACTGCACGCCGGCGTAGATCGTGTAGGGGATCTTCTCCTTCAAAAACGCCGCTTCCAGGCTGCGCGTCAGGTAATGGGCGCGGTACAGCACCGCGCACGACTTGCAGGGCGCGCCCGCTTCGCGGAGTTTTTTGATCTCGGCGGCGATCCAGCGCGCCTCGTCCTCTGCCGTCTCGCCGTGGAAGCAGCGCACCGGGGCGCCGGGGGCGCGCACGGGGAGCAGGTCTTTTTTGACGCGCGTCTCGTTCTTGCCGATCAGGCTGTTGGCGGCCGCGAGGATCTGCGGCGTGGAGCGGTAATTTTCCATCATCATGATCGTGCGCGTGCCCGGGTGACGGGCGTCGAAGTCGAGAAGGTATTTGACGCTGGCGCCGCGCCAGGTGTAGATGGTCTGGTCGGGGTCGCCGACGACGAACAGGTTTTTGTGAAAGCCGCAGAGGGCTTCCATGAGGCGGTACTGAAGCCCGTCGATGTCCTGAAACTCGTCGATCATCACGTATTCGAGGCGCTGCTGCCACTTGCGGCGGATCTCCGGCTCGCGCTCGAAGATGTGCAGCGTGAAGACGATCAGGTCGTTGTAGTCCAGGCCGAAGCATTTCTTCTGCTGGTAGAGATAGCCGTAAAACAGGATGTCCGCCGTCTCCGCGGCTTCTTCGTATTTTTTGCGCAGCCGTTCCAGCGGCAGGGCGATCAGGTCGAGGCAGTACCGCGGCTCCTTGAAGAGCTTGCGGATCTCGAACATGTCGCGCGCCTCGGCGAAGGTCATGTCGCGCAATGTCAGGCCGCGCTCGGCGTAAACGATCCTGAGGATGTCGTCGATGTCGGAGTTGTCGAGGACGATGAAGCTTTTCGGATACTGCACGGCGTGGCTGTCCTCCTGCAGGACGGAGACGCAGAAGCCGTGAAACGTGTTGACGTAGCCGGTGTCGTTGTCGCCGGTGAGCGCGTGGATGCGCTGGCGCATTTCGTTGGCCGACTTGTTGCTGAAGGTGACGCAGAGGATGCGCCCGGGTATCACGCCCAGCCCATCCACCAGCCAGGCGAAGCGCCGCGACAGGGCGCGCGTCTTGCCCGAACCGGCGCCGGCGATGACGCGCACGTAGCCTTCCGTGGCCGTCACGGCCTCGCGCTGGGACGCGTTCAGCCCTT
Protein-coding sequences here:
- a CDS encoding phosphate ABC transporter ATP-binding protein, which gives rise to MNLCARIENLNVSAGAQNILNGLSLECPDRKITVLVGRSGSGKTTLLRSLNRLNDCFPALRTSGRVELKIGGLLRAVGDVPLPELRRRAGMVFQSPNPLPLSVARNVLLPLQLTLGVKGTEAEGRMKQALEQVGLWKEVAGRLNQPAASLSGGQQQRLCLARTLALEPDVLLLDEPTASLDRHAAEVVEDLLLSLKERYPIVMVSHSLIQARRLADRLAVLRGGALCRTLDAAELPAGGEGEVFIERLL
- the tpx gene encoding thiol peroxidase, producing the protein MQERKGVVAMKGNPLTLVGPELKVGDKAPDFAVVDTAMAPKSLKDYAGKIKVLSVTPSLDTPVCDLQATWFNEDAAELGDVYVLNVSMDLPFALKRYCAAKGFDKVATLSDHREASFGTAYGVLIKELRLLARAVFVVDRDDVIRYVEVVPEATDSIDYDKLLEAVKALA
- a CDS encoding serine hydrolase, producing MPENWKGGVLRAIAGAAGGAPAAAVYDGTADLQLVYNGGRFVPAGPMAALPALWNLFERVEAGEIELGEPLPGAPMSWEDAARAVCGGGVEAVNALISALGMEAVNAAARRAGMEQTEIRRPVGENESLRSNVTCAEDAAAFFRRLLSHEGLSEASCRRLLALMSESRDGGKFASVGEKCLARFGASFPGSEYDAGVLCPDGKRPVVAAALVMLQPDREKGARFCRRVAEAVCGEDGEA
- a CDS encoding ATP-dependent helicase, yielding MKDILEGLNASQREAVTATEGYVRVIAGAGSGKTRALSRRFAWLVDGLGVIPGRILCVTFSNKSANEMRQRIHALTGDNDTGYVNTFHGFCVSVLQEDSHAVQYPKSFIVLDNSDIDDILRIVYAERGLTLRDMTFAEARDMFEIRKLFKEPRYCLDLIALPLERLRKKYEEAAETADILFYGYLYQQKKCFGLDYNDLIVFTLHIFEREPEIRRKWQQRLEYVMIDEFQDIDGLQYRLMEALCGFHKNLFVVGDPDQTIYTWRGASVKYLLDFDARHPGTRTIMMMENYRSTPQILAAANSLIGKNETRVKKDLLPVRAPGAPVRCFHGETAEDEARWIAAEIKKLREAGAPCKSCAVLYRAHYLTRSLEAAFLKEKIPYTIYAGVQFYDRAEIKDALAYLRLVAYRDDLSFRRVVNAPRRNMGARRMAFLEERAASLGCSLWEALTATLDEEIFKGTRAAAFVRLIERFSAAPVLPVSEALSGLLDESGYEAMLRTEGAQQRLDNLAELKQAVHEYETTCGEESGVADYLRHAALFTDGDRAESADTVRLMTVHAAKGLEFPHVFLCGMNEGVFPTRRTRTLQAMEEERRLAFVAVTRARDALCLTEAGGRTLDGSPRYPSRFVLDIDPELLQHVAPPRPGLIEEARERIAESERQLRCDSRIEALPPGTKVTHPVFGPGVIVDADADELCYTVRFDRLATPRRLSFKAPLTRS